The region tacagcttatgtaacagtgtaaatctgctgtcccttcaaaataactcaacacgcagccattaatgtctaaaccgctggcaacaaaagtgagtacacccctaagtgaaaatgtccaaattgggcccaaagtgtcaatattttgtgtagccaccattattttccagcactgccttaaccctcttgggcatggagttcaccagagcttcacaggttgccactggagtcctcttccactcctccatgacaacatcacggagctggtggatgttagacaccttgtactcctccaccttccgtttgaggttgccccacagatgctcaatagggtttaggtctggagacatgcttggccagtccatcaccttcaccttcagcttctttagcaagacagtggtcatcttggaggtgtgttttgggtcgttatcatgctggaatactgccctgcggcccagtctctgaagggaggggatcatgctctgctcccaccaccatgcttgactgtaggcaagacacacttgtctttgtactcctcacctggttgccgccgtacacgcttgacaccatctgaaccaaataagtttatcttggtctcatcagaccacaggacatggttccagtaatccatgtccttagtctgcttgtcttcagcaaactgtttgcgggctttcttgtgcatcatctttagaagaggcttccttctgggacgatagccatgcagaccaatttgaagCAGTGCACGGCGTAttgtctgagcactgacaggctgaccctctgcctcttcaacctctgcagcaatgctagcAGCACTCATaggtctatttcccaaagacaacctctggagatgacgctgagcacgtgcactcagcttctttggtcgaccatggcgaggcctgttctgagtggaacctgtcctgttaaaccgctgtatggtcttgaccaccgtgctgcagctcagtgtcagggtcttggcaatctttttatagcctaggccatctttatgtagagcaacaattctttttttcagatcctcagagagttctttgccatgaggtgccatgttgaacttccagtgaccagtatgagggagtgtgaaagcgatgacaccaaatttaacacacctgctccctaTTCACACATGAGACCttataacactaacaagtcacatgacaccagggagggaaaatggctaattgggcccaatttggacattttcacttaggggtgtactcacttttgttgccagcggtttaaacattaatgactgtgtgttgagttattttgaggggacagcaaatttacactgttgtacaagctgtacactcactactttacattgtagcaaagtgtcatttcttcagtgttgtcacatgaaaagatataatcaaatatttacaaaaatgtgaggggtgtactcacttttgtgagatactctgtgtgtgtgtgtgtgtgtgtgtgtgtgtgtgtgtgtgtgtatatatatatatatatatatatatatatatatatatatatatatatatatatatatatatacacacacacacacacagtgaggaaaaaaagtatttgatcccctgctgattttgtacgtttgcccactgacaaagaaatgatcagtctataattttaatggtagatttatttgaacagtgagagacagaataacaacaaaaaaaaaccagaaaaatgcatgtcaaaaatgttataaattgatttgcattttaatgagggaaatatttatttgacccctctgcaaaacatgacttagtacttggtggcaaaacccttgttggcaatcacagaggtcagacgtttcttgtagttggccaccaggtttgcatacatctcaggagggattttgtcccactcctctttgcagatcttctccaagtcattaaggttttgaggctgacgtttggcaactcgaaccttcacttccctccacagattttctatgggattaaggtctggagactggctaggccactccaggaccttaatgtgcttcttcttgagccactcctttgttgccttggccgtgtgttttgggtcattgtcatgctggaatacccatccacgacccattttcaatgccctggctgagggaaggaggttctcacccaagatttgacggtacatggccccgtccatcgtccctttgatgcggtgaagttgtcctgtccccttagcagaaaaacacccccaaagcataatgtttccacctccatgtttgacggtggggatggtgttcttggggtcataggcagcattcctccacctccaaacacggcgagttgagttgatgccaaagagctccattttggtctcatctgaccacaacactttcacccagttgtcctctgaatcattcagatgttcattggcaaacttcagacaggcatgtatatgtgctttcttgagcagggggaccttgcgggcgctgcaggatttcagtccttcacggcgtagtgtgttaccaattgttttcttggtgactatggtcccagctgccttgagatcattgacaagatcctcccgtgtagttctgggctgattcctcactgttctcatgatcgttgcaactccacgaggtgagatcttgcatggagccccaggccgagggagattgacagttcttttgtgtttcttccatttgcgaataatcgcaccaactgttgtcaccttctcaccaagctgcttggcaatggtcttgtagcccattccagacttgtgtaggtctacaatcttgtccctgacatccttggagagctctttggtcttggccatggtggagagtttggaatctgattgattgcttctgtggacaggtgtcttttatacaggtaacaagctgagattaggagcactccctttaagagtgtgctcctaatctcagctcgttacctgtataaaagacacctgggagccagaaatctttgtgattgagagggggtcaaatacttaattccctcattaaaattcaaatcaatttataacatttttgacatgcgtttttctggattttcttgttgttattcaaattaatctaccattaaaattatagactgatcatttctttgtcagtggtcaaacatacaaaatcagcaggggatcaaatacttttttccttcactgtgtgtgtgtgtgtgagtgtgtgtgtgtatatatatgtgtatatatatatatatatatatatatatatatatatataatatatatatatatatagttattaatGATGGCTGGTGTCTGCAGTGGTACAAAGGTGCGGTTGTGGAGTGAGGATGGTCCTGAGGTTGAGGTGGTGGGACTGGATGATCATGGCTTCCTGCAGGTGAGCTCTCAAGACCAGGGTCTGGTGTCTGTTCAGCCTGATGGAAACTCCTTCGACATGCTGAGAAACCTGGTCATCACCAAGCACAACTAGACTCTATATACGCACAATGTAAGCGCTTATTGCTGCAAGAAAGAACTCTCCACAGCAATGTCAGATTTCACTCATAACCGTTCTTCTTGTTTTGCTGTGTAATCTACTAAAAActtgatttgaattgaattagaTGTGTAAGGAGACCTCGGATTAGGATTATGGTGGGGTTTAATATAAAGCAACAGTTATAATCATTTCTAGGCAAATCTTTAATTTAAGTTGCATTTAAGAAAGCATTAGTATGATTCACGTAGATAAGAACATGTCTGGAtaagttttattgttttttgggggCTTCTGACTGTGTTGATTTGAGAGTCTTCTGTTTATTATAAAAAGGTTCAGCTTTCTAAAGAAACATTTTGCAAGTCTTTTATTCCCAGCACGCTATAATAAATATGGTGATCAGATTGTACATGTTTGCTCTGAAAAATTCCATAACagcaaaaatttaaaaaatctgaaactATTAGTAAACACAGCAGTGCACACTTGTACAACATGAATATAAATGTCATATCTGTCCCTTTTCAAAACTTTTTAGCAGTATATGTGGTTACAGTAATATGAGTCGAATTGGTTAAAGTGGTTTATTTTGAAGCCATTACATGTAAAATTGCAGCACTTATGAGAATATTTAGTTACTTGTGATGATGCATCAAAGAAAACAAGAGTACTTAATATTTTGTGATCCAGAGTTTGTATACAGATGTGAATTTCCATTCGATAAGTCTCTGAGAAGTCATTCCTgtgttttgtaatattactcatcccaaataaaaagattttattgACTGAATAACTCTGGAGTGTTAAGTAATCGATAGTAGCTATATTTTTTCAATTCTGCATTAGAAGacaaatatttgaaaagtgTGGTAGTGCAGTGAATAAGCGCTCCTCTATCTGGCACTCGCTGTAGCTCTCTCTTCACGTCTCAAATGGACTCGGCTTGGCCCAGCAAGCCAAAAACGTGTGTGTTCAGCCTAGAAATGTGTGTTCGTGAGCAGCTACAGTGTGGCCACTGTGTCCCACTgctccctcttcctcctcctcgtctTCTTTCAGGCCGAGCTGAAGTGATGAGGTGTGTTAGAGGCTGGTGGGCATGCAGGTGgactgagcgtgtgtgtgtttttgtgtatgcgTGAAGGGTTAGGTTTCCTGCGCTCAACTGGGTTCATCCTGGTCTGTTAAATATCACCTCATCTGTCTTTCACACCTCCTGTGCCTGAACCCTCCCTACGAGTCCTGCTAAACTGTCCGAGATCCTTCACCTCATTACAGGCCCGTTCACTTACTCCCACAttctcaaatacacacacacacacacacacacacacacacacacacacacacacacacacacacacacacacacacacagagacagcatgCTGTCCAGGGAGAAGTCTCTAGTAACAACACATTATATTCCTACAATTGCTTCAACATTGAGGGAAAGGAATTTTATATATCTGTGTAGTAAGTTAAAAAAGATGCTTGGCGGTAAATGCTGTCATTACAGAATGTGTAACAGTTGTAAATTATCAGTGATCCGCTGAGAGagctttgtgtgtgcatgcgtgcaaGATAAAGAAGCAAATCTTTGAGCATAAACAGGGTAGATATCATATTACCCTCATCCTAATCCCCGTTTTatcctttcttgttttttttgaaaGGTCATTAAGCAAATAGCTCCACTCAGATCCATAAATGCCACTTCCTCAATATCCTATTAAACAATTTCAGTGGGGAGGTCCTTACAGGTCAAACAGGATCTATCCTTTTTAATATTGGCTGCATGATTTCACATCTCAGTCTAATTCCCCCAGAGACAGCTGCCAGGGCCTCTGGCTCACCTTCAAGCACACGTattttctaaaagaaaatgcagaaacttccataaacaaataaaggagCCTTCCTATACGTAGCGCACAACTGTGCTCACGCGTTGGCTTTATGATGGTTATGGAGGTTTCATAAACGCAGAAGTAAGGAAACAGACTGATGAAAATGCTTCTGGTGAAGCCGATGGACGGCTTTAATTTCATAGCTCTCTGTGCTTCAATAATAGAGGATCAGACCGATCATGTGCAGGTAGCAGAGGTGGGTGCTGGTGATCTTGCCCAGCTTCAGTGCCTTAAATGCTATAGAATAGATGCATGTCAATCACCGTTCATGTTTTAAATCCAGGgttcttacatttttataatggTGGATTATGATTTCCTCTGCGGTAACAAAgacagggtaaaaaaaaatcgcagACCCCCTTAGTTATGTTTCACAGACCCCTGGAGGTCcctggaccccactttgagaactgTTGCTTTATAAATAACCTGGAACTGTGGTAAGTTGGATGGAGTGATACAAATggcaaaaatgaacaaacaccatctgtcttatttcttttttttattattttttattcagacTCAAAGTACCTTTTCATCATTTCAATATCTTTTGGATGCAATTCATTTATTGCagtttcatttatatttgtCACAAATATGTCAAAGCAGTGGCAGAAATAAACATagtattatttctttttgatCAAGCAGAATTGGTATTTCCTGCACCTTATTGGCCACAATCTAAGGCTATATAACTTTTAAGCATGTGGGTTATTGGTTGTTCATCAACATAGATCTTGAAGCAGGAGCTGGGAAATTGCTAATATCTTCTGTCCATGAGCCAGTgagcatattttaaaaaaaaagatattatgttcttttggtttgtttcaacttaaaaataaatcacatggcaaaaacatttaaattcttaatatcagtacattttgttttcactGTTCACATATCATACccatcatgctgtgtgtaaacttttttaaaaaaatcataattctTGAAAGGTTGTTAAGGTGGGGGTTAACAGTCTGTGCATCTTGACAttgattttaaatataatatcagGATTTTTATACTATTTAGGTCAAATCGAACCTACAGTTAGGTAAGTTTTCAGTTCACATTGAGCGATATGCTCTTGCATATTTAGTTGCTTGCTTTTTCAGCAACTAGGACGccattcaaataaaaatcatagATGATTATACCAGTTCTAAGCATTTTCACAAATATCACCAGCTTTGTCGTCTCACTATCGGCTATGCGGTTTGCAAAAATAGAATATATTCAGTACCTGAAGTAATGTGTTGCTCCATGCAGAGTCTAGCACTGGCTTGCATGAGTGCAGCTGTGTCTGAATCACTGTTCACTTGCAGCCTACTGGCACAAGAGTTTTAGCGTCCTTGGTATCTGACCCCTGACAACTGACCCTGAGCATGTCACCTCTCGTTGCTGATGATGACCGAGGTGCCGATGTAGTGCGGAATTTGGCTGTGGGTCTCAGGGGAAGGGCGGGAGGCAGGGCTCTGGCCCCTGTACAAATAGGGGTTGAGTTCCTCCCCCCGGTAGTTGTAGCTGTCCGTCAGGTGCCCAAGTGAATACGGCACAGCTGGGAAGGAGCTGTGCTTAGCCAGAACGTGGTGAAGGTTCAGCGAGACGTATGGAGCTTGTCCCTTCAGTACTGTCCTCTCCTCACCCCTGGTGGCATCGCAGTGCCCACGAGCCGTTTGCTGCTGCCCTTGGGGGTTGTATGATGTCTCAGTCATGTGCAACCTATGTTTctgttccagcatcatctgCATGGGAAAGTTCTGACTAAGGTTCTGGAGTCCCTGGCACACACGTGGCTGATCATAGGTGCTCTTACTCAACAGCCGGCATGGCACTGCCATCTCGGTCCTCCCTGTGGGGTCTTTACTGAGTTTCCTAGCCTCAGTACTTCCCTGTATAGGATTGTGAAGATGGCTCTGTGGCCTGCTATGGCTGATGGAGAGATGTTCATATGGCTCCTCTTTGAAGCGGCTGCTAGGTCTGGAGGAAGACGAGCAGCTGCTGAAGTTTTCATGGAGAGACTCCCCGGGAAACCTCCTGGACACTGTAGCACAATCTGCAAGATAAAAGTACCCAAGGCAGTTAGTGAGGCACATAATAGTGAAGCACTATAGTTATAACAACACTGACATATGACCATTTTGGTGTCACTGTTGGTTCTAGAATGGTCTGAATATGGTGATGGACTAAATATGGATAAAAATGGTGGTCCCTTTCAAAGGTTCGAAGGAGTAGTGGGGGCTGACAGCACATGGCCTGTTTGGTGAATATGGTGCAGTTTTGATGCATTACAAATGGCCCAATGGTTGGATGTTTACAATGATGCTGATAGGATAGATGGCGTCTATATTATTTCAGAATGAATCCTTTACAtcaggcataaaaaaaaataacttaagAATTATAGGTCAAAACATATTGTAGAATTATCACTGACTAATTTACAAATGAAACttgatgttcattcattcagaatTGGCAGAGTTATTTCTTATATCATTTGCAAAATGTTCAGACGCCATTCCTTTTGAAGCAAGATAGTTGATTTAGACAACGTCCTTCTCTTGTTCTTACCTGCGTAACTGTTGCCATACGATGAGGTGGTTGGGCTGCCGTTGTGCAGAGAAGATTtagtgctgagtgtgtgtggatttatagGGTGTTTGGGGGAGCCTGTGTTGCTCCAGTGTTCTTCTCTGTGGACCACTGGACCTGACAGGAGCTGACACTCATCCTGCTCTGGGGAACTGGTCACTGGCCGCAGCTTTCTGCAGTCCTCACGGAGGCGTGTGTGAGCTTGTGCGCACGAGTACCGCAGCGGCAGACTATAGGGCAGCATCTCGCCCGGCTCAGGGTTGGAAAGTGAGACAGGACTCTTTTCCTGGCTGGCTGAAAGGCTGCACGGAGGACTTGACTTCCAGCTACCTCCTGGAGGGGATTCCAACTTATCAGAGGACATGGAGAGCTGCAGGGGATAAATGCGCATCAATATGTAAACAGTTAAACTTTATAAAAATTGCGTTTTGGGTTTACACAGTACCTCCAGATTTATTGCAACCCgtcatgaaaatgagcaaaatgaatatataaaaggaataacaCATGCACTGAGTGATACTTTGATCTCAGGGACATTCTATAGCTTGTTGCCACGAAAGTGCCATTTAACAGGTGATTTTGAAACTTGACAGCCTTAGAAATGAATTGAACTGGACCCATGAGAACATTGTACTCATGCATCTATCTGCTGCCAAACTTTCTGTTTCAGGCATATGAaactttttttgtataattggacttttttttccacatttttgtgCAGGTCTCCTTTGGTTTTTCCATGGTAATGGATTACAaaggggatttaaaaaaaaaaaaaaatttatttaaaaaaaaaaaaagtgtgcaaccttatatttataccccagggaaacaaggaaaatataattataaatattataaaatatctaatagtataaaataaataaaacaagtttTTTAAGGATGACAATTTGTTTGTGTCAGTTTTGTTACATATATTTTTACAGAAGAAATAGCATGAGGGAAGAAAATTGGtttcaattaaaatgatttttttttattgttaaaccaaatataaagtgtttttttttcctatagtTTGATTAGTTTAATTGTTTTGtgtacaatttattttatacagtcaTTTGTGCACATCCTTATGAAGGGTGCCTATAATTCTGGAGGGCAAAACATGTCTATGTGATTGTTTTCATGTACTTTGTTTGAATTCATATACTGGCATGTTTGTGTACAATAAGTGGCAGTGGTGTTGTACCTGTGGGTATGGGGACGTTTTGGGTTTGGTTTTGACTCTGGCTGTTTTGGTTTTGAACTGTTTGCGCAAGTCCTGTGGTGGAGAATGAGAGCTCTTATAGGACAGGACTGGTCTGGCCTTGAGCTGCTCCTGAGACAATTGCAAGTCCTTATACTCAATATCGCTGTAGAATAAATGCGTACACACTGGGGTTAGTAAAGGGGTTGAATCCAGATGTTTTTTATGCAAAATCAAAAAAGACTGCATGGCATCAAGAGAACTGCATTACGTGGCT is a window of Ictalurus furcatus strain D&B chromosome 16, Billie_1.0, whole genome shotgun sequence DNA encoding:
- the sim2 gene encoding single-minded homolog 2, with translation MKEKSKNAAKTRREKENGEFYELAKLLPLPSAITSQLDKASIIRLTSSYLKMRAVFPDGVGEAWDEVTRCSPLDSVAKELGAHLLQTLDGFVFVVASDGKIMYISETASVHLGLSQVELTGNSIFEYIHPSDHDEMTAVLSAHQPLHPHLLPEYEMERSFFLRMKCVLAKRNAGLTCGGYKVIHCSGYLKIRQYVMEVCLYESCYQIVGLVAVGHSLPPSGITEIKLHSNMFMFRASLDLKLIFLDSRVAELTGYEPQDLIEKTLYHHVHGCDVFHLRYAHHLLLVKGQVTTKYYRMLSKHGGWVWVQSYATIVHNSRSSRPHCIVSVNYVLTDIEYKDLQLSQEQLKARPVLSYKSSHSPPQDLRKQFKTKTARVKTKPKTSPYPQLSMSSDKLESPPGGSWKSSPPCSLSASQEKSPVSLSNPEPGEMLPYSLPLRYSCAQAHTRLREDCRKLRPVTSSPEQDECQLLSGPVVHREEHWSNTGSPKHPINPHTLSTKSSLHNGSPTTSSYGNSYADCATVSRRFPGESLHENFSSCSSSSRPSSRFKEEPYEHLSISHSRPQSHLHNPIQGSTEARKLSKDPTGRTEMAVPCRLLSKSTYDQPRVCQGLQNLSQNFPMQMMLEQKHRLHMTETSYNPQGQQQTARGHCDATRGEERTVLKGQAPYVSLNLHHVLAKHSSFPAVPYSLGHLTDSYNYRGEELNPYLYRGQSPASRPSPETHSQIPHYIGTSVIISNER